In a single window of the Neodiprion virginianus isolate iyNeoVirg1 chromosome 1, iyNeoVirg1.1, whole genome shotgun sequence genome:
- the LOC124300480 gene encoding A disintegrin and metalloproteinase with thrombospondin motifs adt-1-like isoform X2: MKWTLHIEILFLYVVTCQEYGIQVTNNNIKQFLSRTEWELLVGPGSADFEIIHPVLYKPASSSKYEHTISINALGQSWLSELIPSNSIIATEFALLRRSENGTEDVTDEHRDEFDCLYYGNEIAVSTCDGIRGVISGNGSEYFTIHPLPKRLQNHSSDTQAHMISRRVLMNYDRLGTGWDEMKTEMISDLAPNRNSVETSAEVGTKYREEYLINDDSNDGIEASGKFQEIMVQRDPWNEKSVLRSKRGISELRRTDRGTGSSPVFVETAVFVDRDLYHHMARNYPQNTERELVRFVLAMINAVQLLYHDPSLGQIVNFVLKRLEILHVEPAGLNRPHDIDKYLSSFCQWQGRENPGTDQDTRHWDHALMLTGLDLYVVNKRGKVSSQVVGLAPVAGMCTKTSSCTVNEGRHFESVYVVAHEIGHNLGMRHDGSTSDNQCDPTSYIMSPTLGSGKITWSPCSRSYLQRFLQTSQSRCLLDHGSSGGQLDHSAEGALPGERFDSNQQCILKYGFGSRHSTQQSLDDICRDMHCERDRYTWTSHPALEGTFCGNNKWCRGGRCIDKNGLSTYGSSTEKISDLWSAWHVSECASGCLYDEHGNLDGGSIGIRVITRSCNTLSSLGEENKCVGPRKRYVACRAGQCLKVPSTTINEFADQICTRAREVDMDLLGTGLQRISSNVEEACTVWCPTNKGGFKTRGWTFPDGTTCQTRKYQFHKTSYCITGRCEEFLCSGSENYQFLDLPERCHSLNTNHIDRNDDVDLLSKNLNIDRSDNWMSASGCHFNCVAPGIGIRLVNRLRRKTNETSIQLCDPDSNSCGRLRSPYQFATSICSKYKERVRRLSGLGMQISPSIEDPDRPCRVACQDDTVSHRFYLVNGENGWFPFGTACSKGNGKSFCVTGKCLEFGKDDTPLYESILSLPLLSRYKRMTNRRLSLGPGQNDYTLSWNKSVKGASRGRYRRNLKYDKTVIISKLKQKDIDSIVLQLNFSGQFDYQQYRPPFQIDLNNPIHIPMDQFDYRMHNSA; this comes from the exons ATGAAGTGGACATTACATATCGAAATACTTTTCCTGTACGTTGTAACTTGCCAAGAGTATGGAATTCAG GtgacgaataataatatcaagCAATTTCTATCTCGCACGGAATGGGAGTTACTCGTTGGACCTGGCTCAG CTGACTTCGAGATAATTCATCCAGTTCTGTATAAACCAGCATCGTCATCCAAATATGAACATACCATATCGATTAATGCTCTTGGACAAAGCTGGCTTTCTGAACTAATTCCCAGCAATTCCATCATTGCGACGGAGTTCGCGTTGCTGAGGAGAAGCGAAAACGGAACGGAAGATGTCACCGACGAGCACAGAGACGAATTTGACTGCCTTTATTACGGAAATGAGATCGCCGTATCAACTTGTGACGGCATT AGGGGTGTCATATCAGGAAACGGGTCGGAGTATTTCACAATACATCCATTACCGAAGAGATTGCAAAATCACAGTTCAGACACCCAAGCGCATATGATATCAAGACGAGTACTTATGAATTACGACAGATTAGGCACTGGATGGGATGAAATGAAAACGGAAATGATTTCTGATCTAGCGCCGAATAGAAACAGCGTTGAGACTTCAGCGGAAGTTGGTACAAAATATCGAGAGGAATATTTAATCAATGACGATTCGAACGACGGTATCGAAGCATCGGGTAAATTCCAGGAGATAATGGTCCAGCGGGATCCctggaatgaaaaatctgttcTACGCTCCAAGAGGGGCATTTCCGAACTCCGGCGAACGGACAGAGGAACCGGAAGCAGTCCGGTATTTGTTGAAACTGCTGTATTTGTCGACAGAGATTTATATCACCACATGGCTAGGAATTACCCTCAAAACACGGAGCGGGAGCTCGTCAGATTTGTACTGGCAATGATAAATGCT GTGCAGCTTCTATATCACGATCCATCCTTGggacaaattgtgaattttgttttgaagCGATTAGAAATATTACATGTTGAGCCGGCAGGACTCAACAGGCCTCACGATATCGATAAGTACTTGAGTAGCTTTTGCCAGTGGCAAGGACGAGAGAATCCCGGGACTGATCAGGATACCAGGCATTGGGACCACGCTTTGATGTTGACTGGCCTTGATTTGTACGTCGTTAATAAACGTGGGAAAGTTAGTTCTCAAGTCGTTG GTTTAGCCCCAGTTGCTGGAATGTGCACAAAGACTAGTAGCTGCACTGTAAACGAAGGAAGACATTTCGAAAGCGTGTACGTGGTCGCTCATGAAATAGGGCACAA ccTGGGAATGAGACACGACGGTTCTACATCCGACAATCAATGTGATCCGACTAGCTATATAATGAGCCCCACGCTAGGCTCTGGTAAAATTACTTGGTCTCCTTGTAGCCGAAGTTATCTCCAGCGGTTTCTACA GACGAGCCAATCCAGATGTCTATTAGACCATGGTAGTAGTGGAGGTCAATTGGATCACAGCGCTGAGGGTGCTTTGCCTGGAGAAAGGTTTGATTCGAATCAACaatgtattttgaaatatgGATTTGGCAGTAGACATTCGACTCAGCAATCCCTCGACGATATATGCAGGGACATGCATTGCGAACGTGATCGATACACCTGGACATCGCATCCTGCTTTGGAAGGAACCTTCTGTGGTAACAACAAG TGGTGCCGCGGTGGTCGGTGCATTGATAAGAACGGACTGTCTACGTATGGAAGTAGCACCGAAAAAATATCTGACCTCTGGAGTGCATGGCACGTATCGGAATGTGCTTCAGGATGTCTTTATGATGAACACGGTAACTTAGACGGTGGAAGTATTGGCATCAGAGTGATAACGCGTAGTTGTAACACTCTAAG TTCACTtggtgaagaaaacaaatgtGTTGGTCCTCGGAAACGTTACGTGGCTTGTAGAGCTGGTCAATGCTTGAAAGTTCCATCTACAACCATTAACGAATTTGCGGATCAAATTTGCACGCGAGCCAGAGAAGTGGATATGGATTTGTTGGGTACTGGGCTCCAAAGGATATCGTCAAATG TCGAAGAAGCTTGCACTGTGTGGTGTCCGACAAATAAAGGGGGATTTAAAACACGGGGATGGACGTTTCCCGACGGGACGACATGTCAAACGAGGAAGTACCAATTCCATAAAACATCCTATTGCATTACTGGCCGGTGCGAG GAATTTCTGTGCTCTGGTtctgaaaattatcaatttttggatTTACCAGAAAGATGCCACTCCTTGAATACGAATCACATTGACAGAAACGACGATGTAGATCTACTATCTAAAAACTTGAATATTGATAGATCCGATAATTGGATGAGCGCAAGTGGATGTCACTTCAATTGTGTTGCACCAGGAATTGGTATAAGATTGGTGAATAGATTGAGAAGGAAAACCAATGAAACAAGTATTCAGCTATGTGATCCTGACTCGAAT AGCTGTGGGCGCCTTAGAAGTCCTTATCAGTTCGCAACGTCGATATGTAGCAAGTACAAGGAAAGAGTCAGACGATTGTCTGGATTAGGGATGCAGATTTCACCGTCGAttg AAGATCCGGATCGGCCGTGCCGCGTCGCTTGCCAAGATGATACCGTTTCGCACAGATTTTACTTAGTGAATGGAGAAAATGGTTGGTTCCCGTTCGGAACCGCTTGTAGTAAAGGAAATGGAAAATCGTTTTGTGTAACAGGAAAGTGCTTAGAATTTGGTAAAGACGATACTCCACTATATGAAAGTATACTTTCGTTACCTTTATTGTCACGCTACAAACGTATGACTAATCGAAGATTGAGTTTAGGACCGGGTCAAAACGATTACACACTTAGCTGGAATAAATCCGTGAAAGGAGCGTCGAGAGGCAGATACCGGCGGAACTTAAAGTACGACAAAACCGTGATAATatcgaaattgaaacaaaaagataTAGACAGTATTGTTTTGCAATTAAATTTCTCAGGTCAATTCGACTATCAACAATATCGTCCGCCGTTTCAAATAGACCTCAACAATCCTATACACATTCCGATGGATCAATTTGATTACAGGATGCATAACTCAGCCTGA